From the genome of Rathayibacter sp. VKM Ac-2804:
GGTCGCGGCGGGGTCGGCGGCGGTGAAGCCGATCGTCACCGTCGTCGACTCGCCGGGGGCCAGCTGCACCGAGACGCGCGCGACCGGCCGGCCGAGGTCGTCGGTCGGGTCGAAGATCCGGGCCGCCTCGCCGAGCGGGTCGGACCAGGAGGCCTGCGCCTGCGAGGTCGTCGTGCCGGGAGGGCCGTAGACGTAGACGTTGGTGACGAAGTCGCCGAGCGGGAAGCGGTTCCCGCCGTTCGCCGCCACGTACTTGGGCAGCGTGCGCGCGACCTTCTCGGTGATCGTGTTGGTCAGCGTCACCTGGGTGGAGAAGCTCGTGCCGCCGGCGGCGCAGCGGTTCGTGCTCGACTGGGTGACCGCGGTGTCGAGGTAGTAGTCCATCTTCGAGCCGACCGACGCGTCCTGGAAGAACACGCCGGTGGTCGAGGTGTCGTCGTTGTCCCTCGGCAGGACCCCCGCGATCGGGGTCGGGGCGAGCAGCGCCTGCTCGTCCGGATCGGTGCTGTAGGCCAGGATCCGGCTCTCGCCGACGGCCTTCACGACGGCCGGGAGCATCTTGGACGGCTCCATGTCGCCGCCGAGGATCTTGCCGAGGATGGTGGCGCTGGCCTCCGAGAAGAAGGCGTCGGTCGCGTCGGCGACCGTCGCGTCCGAGTAGCGGAAGTAGACCTTGTTGAGCAGCGTCGAGACGGTGTTCTCGCTGGTCAGCTCGGTGCCGTCGGTGAGCGTCACCGGGCCGGTCGAGGCGAGCAGGTACTGCAGCGCCATCGGGTCAATCGCGAGCACGCCGTCGATCTTCTCCCCGGGGAACTTCTGCCCCCAGAACTGCGTCGCGATCGAGGCCGCGGTGGGGAAGTCGGGGCGGCTCGTCGACACGTTGAAGGTGGTGGCGAGGTTGCCGCCGAAGGTGTCGAGCGCGCTCTGGTCGACCGAGACCGACTGCAGTCCGCGGAAGTCCTGGCTCGACTGCTGCGTGCCGACCGTGATCGCGCCGCCGTCGATGTTCAGCTGCATCACCGAGGAGGCGCCGCCGCCCAGGGCCTGCGCCTCGGCGAGGTTCTGGAAGAGCACGAGGTAGCTGCGCGGTCCACTGGCGCCGAGGGCGTCGGGGAGGATCGCGGTGATCGGCTGGACCTGGTCCATCGCGCTGGTCGCCGTCTCGAGCTGCGGGGCGAACGCGTCGAGCGCGGAGGCGACCTGCGGCACGAGCGCGCCGCGGTCGATCCCCTCGACGCGGGACTGCGCCTCGTCGACGACGCCCTTGGCGACGGTGATCTTGTCGGAGAGAGCGGTGATCGCCGCGATGTCGACCCGGCCGTCGACCGGCTTGAGCACGTCGAGCGAGGTGGAGGAGAGCGGGGTGACGATCTTGCCCGAGACGTCGTCGGCGATCTCGGTCGCGGCGCGCACGGCGGAGAGGTTCGGGCCGAGGAACGGCACGATCTCCATCACCCGCCACACCGGGTCGTCGGTCTCGTCGCGCGCCTCGCCGGTGAGGGTGGCGATCTGCCCGGCGGTCGACTCCGCGCCCGCCGTGTCGAAGCCGGTGAGCTGGTCGGCGACCTGCGAGACCAGCGGGATGGCGGAGGTGAGCTTGGCGCGCACCGTCATGGCCTTGTCGTAGGTCTGCACCGCGAGGAGCACGGCCACGACCGCGCCGATCACGAGGACCAGCAGGACGGTCAGGGTGATCCAGAGGCCCCGTCTGCTGCGGCGAGGGGTGCCGGAGGCGCGGCGAGAGGAGGTCGTCGTGGTGCTCATTCGAGAGAGCCTAAGCGACGCCCGCCCGCGGACGGCGGTCGATCCGCGCCGTCGTCAACCCAGGAGGAGGGACACGGCGATGAGCACGGGCACCGCCGTGACGGTGGTCACCAGGGCCGTGTCGCGCGCCACGGCGACGCCGCGGTCGTAGCGGGAGGCGAAGTTGAAGATGTTCTGCGCGGTCGGCAGCGCCGCCGTCACGGTCACCGCGAAGAGGTGCTCCGCGTCGAGCGCGAAGGCGAAGCGGCCGAGCAGATAGGCGGTCGCGGGCATCACCAGCGTCTTGAGCAGCGAGGCGACGGCGACCTCGATCCGCCCGGGCCCCGGCTCCAGCGGCCGCTGCCCGCGCAGCGACATCCCGAACGCCATCAGCACGAGCGGGATCGACGCGTTGCCGATGATCGAGAACGGCTCGAGCAGCGGTGCCGGCAGCTGCACCCCGGTGACGGAGACGACCAGGCCGAGCGCCGAGGCGATGATCATCGGGTTCCGCAGCGGCTGGGTGAGGATGCCCGTGACGGAGGCGCGCCCGCTCGTCGAGACGTCGAGCACGGTGAGGATCGTCGGCGCGAGCAGCAGCAGCTGGAGGAGCAGCGTCGGCGCGACCCACTGCGGATCGCCGAGCACGTAGATCGCGACCGGCAGGCCGATGTTGTTGGCGTTCACGTAGGAGGAGGCGGCGGTGCCGATCACCGTCTCCGGCACGGGCCGGCGGAAGAACAGCCGCGACGCGACCAGATAGAGGACCGCCACGATCGCGACCGTGATCAGCGACACCAGGAGGAAGGAGGAGAACAGCACCGTCACGTCGGCGCGGGCGAGCACCGTGAACAGCAGCGCCGGCGTCGTGACGAAGAAGGCGATGCGGGTGAGGACGGCGCGGCCCTCGGGCGGCACCAGGCCGAACCGGGCGATCAGGTAGCCGACCGCGATGACCGTCCCGATGATCGCGAACCCGGTGAGCACTCCCTCCACGGCGTCCTCCGTCTCGTCGGCGGAGCCGGGCGGCTCGCGGGCTGGGATCGTCGGCGCGGGTCGGCGCACCGCGTCCAGCCTAGGAGGCGCCGCCCGTTGCCCCGTCGCGAGGCCGGGCCTACGGTGGGCGCATGCCGCATCTCGAGGTCCCCGGAGCGACCCTGCACTGGGAGGCGGACGGCCCCGCCTCCGCCCCCGCCCTCCTGCTCGTGCACGCGGGCATCACCGATCTGCGGATGTGGGACCCGGTCGTCCCCGCGCTCGCGGAGGACCACCTGGTCATCCGCTACGACACCCGCGGCTTCGGCGAGACCCGGACGGACGACGTCGAGTTCGACTCGCGGCAGGACGCCCTCGACGTGCTCGAGCACCTCGGCGTCGAGCGCGCGACGGTGATCGGCTGCTCCCGCGGCGGCTCGCTCGTCCTCGACCTGACGCTCGAGCACCCCGACCGCGTCACCGGCCTGGTGCTGATCGCCCCCGGCGTCGGCGGCTTCCCCTACCCGGACCTCACCGAGGAGGAGGACCGCCGCTTCGACGAGATCGACGCGGTGCTGACCGCCGGCGACCACGAGCGCGTCGCGCGGATGGAGGCGGAGCTGTGGGCGTTCGGCCCCGACCGCGACCCCGCCTCGCTCGATCCCGCCTTCGTCGAGACCGTGCGCGAGCTCGCCCGCGGCCGGGCCGGCCACGAGGGCGAGAAGCCGCGGCCGACCGCGATCGAGCCGCCCGCCTACGACCGCGTCGTCGACATCGCCGTGCCCACGCTCGCGATGGTCGGCGCGCACGACGTCTCCGAGTCGCTCCCCGTGCACGCCTTCCTCTCGGCGACCGTGCCGGGCGCCGACGCCCACGTCTTCGAGGACGCGGCCCACCTCCCGAGCGTCGAGCGACCGGAGGAGTTCCTCGCGGTCCTCCGCCCGTGGCTGGCGTCCCACCGCCTCTGACGCGGGGCCGCCAACGGTCCGCCGCGGCGGACGCGCCCACGACGGCGCACAGTCATGCTGGTCGAGTAGCCCCGCAGGGGCGTATCGAGACCCACCGTCATCAGCAGGCGGACTCTGCAGACTCGACTTCTGACGCTGGTGGATCTCGATACGCCCGCTCCGCGGTCTACTCGATCAGCATGGGCGGGCCCAGCGCGGCGGAGAAGCGTGGACATCCCCGCACCCCTGTTGGTCGCGCAGCGCGCAGGGAAACGGGCGCGCCAGCGCGCAACGTGGTCGCGGTGCGTGCAGAGAACGGGTGCGACAGCGCGCCGTCATGCTGGTCGAGTAGCGCGCAGCGCGTATCGAGACCCCACTTTCCACAGAAGGGTGACGCACCCGCGACGCCGTCAGCGGTTCTTGAAGTAGCGGAACAGGTGCTTCTCGCGCGTCGTCAACACGCCGAGAACGACGCCCGTCCCCGCGCACAGCACGGCGACGGCCGGCGTCCGAAGGCCCTGGATCAGGGTCGCCGCTGCGTCGACAGGCGGACCGGTGCTCGAGAAGAACAGGGCGACGGCGAGGCCCGCCGAGCCGACC
Proteins encoded in this window:
- a CDS encoding DUF4012 domain-containing protein, with the translated sequence MSTTTTSSRRASGTPRRSRRGLWITLTVLLVLVIGAVVAVLLAVQTYDKAMTVRAKLTSAIPLVSQVADQLTGFDTAGAESTAGQIATLTGEARDETDDPVWRVMEIVPFLGPNLSAVRAATEIADDVSGKIVTPLSSTSLDVLKPVDGRVDIAAITALSDKITVAKGVVDEAQSRVEGIDRGALVPQVASALDAFAPQLETATSAMDQVQPITAILPDALGASGPRSYLVLFQNLAEAQALGGGASSVMQLNIDGGAITVGTQQSSQDFRGLQSVSVDQSALDTFGGNLATTFNVSTSRPDFPTAASIATQFWGQKFPGEKIDGVLAIDPMALQYLLASTGPVTLTDGTELTSENTVSTLLNKVYFRYSDATVADATDAFFSEASATILGKILGGDMEPSKMLPAVVKAVGESRILAYSTDPDEQALLAPTPIAGVLPRDNDDTSTTGVFFQDASVGSKMDYYLDTAVTQSSTNRCAAGGTSFSTQVTLTNTITEKVARTLPKYVAANGGNRFPLGDFVTNVYVYGPPGTTTSQAQASWSDPLGEAARIFDPTDDLGRPVARVSVQLAPGESTTVTIGFTAADPAATFGEQAVRVTPMINKTEVTLADDPTCAG
- a CDS encoding AEC family transporter — translated: MEGVLTGFAIIGTVIAVGYLIARFGLVPPEGRAVLTRIAFFVTTPALLFTVLARADVTVLFSSFLLVSLITVAIVAVLYLVASRLFFRRPVPETVIGTAASSYVNANNIGLPVAIYVLGDPQWVAPTLLLQLLLLAPTILTVLDVSTSGRASVTGILTQPLRNPMIIASALGLVVSVTGVQLPAPLLEPFSIIGNASIPLVLMAFGMSLRGQRPLEPGPGRIEVAVASLLKTLVMPATAYLLGRFAFALDAEHLFAVTVTAALPTAQNIFNFASRYDRGVAVARDTALVTTVTAVPVLIAVSLLLG
- a CDS encoding alpha/beta fold hydrolase; this translates as MPHLEVPGATLHWEADGPASAPALLLVHAGITDLRMWDPVVPALAEDHLVIRYDTRGFGETRTDDVEFDSRQDALDVLEHLGVERATVIGCSRGGSLVLDLTLEHPDRVTGLVLIAPGVGGFPYPDLTEEEDRRFDEIDAVLTAGDHERVARMEAELWAFGPDRDPASLDPAFVETVRELARGRAGHEGEKPRPTAIEPPAYDRVVDIAVPTLAMVGAHDVSESLPVHAFLSATVPGADAHVFEDAAHLPSVERPEEFLAVLRPWLASHRL